Part of the Paenibacillus guangzhouensis genome is shown below.
AACCACTTCTCTTGCGATTCATCCGCAATTTGGTCCATGAGGGTAATTGGATCACCGTCATTCTCGAATACGGTCTCATGAATCGACGTTGGAGGCTTATTCGCTTCCTGTGCGAAGACGACATCTTCAGGCTCGATGCCGAGCGCCTCCGCAACTTCCTTCACCGTCGGCAACCGATTCAACGTCTTCGATAGTTCATCCTTCATCTTACGCACTTTATTCGCGAGCTCCTTGAGCGATCGGCTCACCTTCAGGGTACCGTCATCGCGCAGGAATCGTTGGATTTCGCCGATAATCATCGGCACGGCATAAGTGGAGAACTTCACGTCATAGGACAGATCGAACTTGTCGACCGATTTGAGAAGTCCAATACATCCGATTTGAAACAAATCATCCGTCTCATAGCCCCGGTTCATAAACCGCTGAACAACAGACCAGACGAGCCGGATATTACAATTAACAAGTGTATCTCGCGCGATCGAATCACCGCTTTGGCTCAGCGCGATCAGACGTTTGACTTCCGTATCGTCGAGATAACTTTGCGAAGTTTTCTTCAAATCGACATCCATACGTCCAACCCCTAATTGTATAGAGCTTTCTTAGATTCAATCCGTTTCTTCATACGGATCCGTGTGCCTGAGCCGAGCTCACTAATCACTTCGAATTCATCCATGAAATTCTCCATAATGGTGAACCCCATCCCTGATCGTTCAAGCTCAGGCTTTGATGTATAGAGCGGCTGCTTCGCCAGCTCCAGATCCTCGATGCCCTGACCGTTATCTTCAATTGTGATCGAAATCGTCTCATCCACAATCTCAGCCGAGATTTTTACAACCCCGCTCGGATCATTGTCATATCCATGGATGATACAGTTCGTGACTGCCTCCGATACGACCGTCTTCAAATCCGTTAGCTCGTCCATCGTAGGATCAAGCTGAGTCACAAAAGCTGCGACGGCAACCCTAGCAAAGGCTTCGTTCTCCGAACGGCTGGCAAACTGCAATGTCATGAAATTACCGCCGTTTTGTGCTACATCCTCAAGCTTTTCGCTCATGATACGACCTCCAATTCTGTGAGCGCTGAACGCTCGTTTTCGTAGATGGCCAATATTTTGAAAAGCCCAGATAGTTCAAATAGACGGTGAACCGAAGGGTTCACATGACAGACCACCATTTTACCGCCTAAATTTTTAATTGCCTTATATCGTCCAAGAATGACACCCAGACCAGAGCTATCCATAAAGGTTAAGTCTTCTAAGCTTAATACTAAATGTTCCACTCTTCCCCGTTGTATCGCTTCATCCATCCGTGTCCGAACCGTCTCAGCGGTATGATGATCCAATTCCCCGCGAAGTCGTACGATGAGCACTTGGCGGCGCTGCTCTAGCTCCAATTGTAGATTCATTCAGCTCATTCTCCTCTCCAGATTGCATGGCTTTTTACTCCGCATACATTTCTACAACGGAAAAACCAATTCCTGCCTCCCGACAAAACTAGAAGAAACGCGCTATTAATCTACAAAAAACAACTTCGCACAGGTCCGTTTGAAAAGTGTCCAATAGCTGGCCTTGCTAACGGCTTCTGGCGCTTCAAGAGCGAACTCCTTCACGACTTCGTCCCCTTGATAGACGACGAGCTTCCCGATTGGATCACCTGCCGCGATCGGCGCTTTAAGTTCTTTCGGTACAACCAGCTCGTGGCGAATATTATCGGAGGACTGTTTGCCTTTGCGCAGCAGAATGCTGTATTGCTGCTTCGCAACGATCTGGAGCGTCTCGACATCGCCTTTCTCAATTTTCACCGACCCTATCGTATCGCCGGATTTGAAGATCGGATGATTCGTATATTGTGAGAAGGCGTAGTCGAACATTTGCGTGACTTCCTGATTCCGTGTCTTCGTGTTCGGCTCGCCCATGACGACAGCAATCATGCGCAGCGAGTCACGCTTTGCTGTACCAGACAGGCAATATTTCGCTTCGGAGGTGAAACCTGTTTTCAACCCATCCGCACCGGTATAGAAGCGAACGAGTTTGTTCGTATTCACCAGCCAGAATGGCTTGGCCGAGTCTTTGCGGAGATAATCCTGGTAGACGCCTGTATACTTCGTAATCCCGTTATATTTCAAGAGCGCTTGTGACATCAGCGCAATATCATGTGCCGACGTATAATGGTCCACTACAGGAAGTCCATTGCAATTCTTAAATTGCGTATCTTTCATACCCAGCTCTTTCGCTTTGGCATTCATCATCTGCACGAATGCTTCTTCTGTCCCTGCAATTTTCTCAGCCATCGCTACGGACGCATCATTCCCGGATGCCATGGCGATGCCCTTGAGCATCTCATCAACCGTCATCTCTTCGCCTTGCTCAAGGAAAATCTGAGATCCTCCCATCGAGGCTGCGTATTCACTCGTCTGTACTTTATCCGTCAGCTTGAGCTTCCCTTGATCGACTGCTTCCATCACCAATAGCATCGTCATAATTTTCGTTATACTCGCCGGCGGCAGCCGGTCATGACTGTTCTTCTCAAAGATGACGGTCCCGGTATCCGCATCCATGAGCACGGCAGATTTCGCATTGGCTGCTAGCTCTGATGAGGCAGCAGAAGGCTCCGTTGCAGGTTTCTTCGCCGGTTCAGCATAGACGGACCATGGTGCTGCAATCGAACTGATTAATAGGATGCAGCACCACATCATTATCCTTTTTCTCACAAGAATTCCCCTCCTAAAATAATATGGCCTTATCAAATATAAGAGCAGTCCTTCGACAGACTTGTAGGGCCATTTTGCTGCTTCTCCTCAGTGTTGGCTATTTGATTGGAAAATATTCCATTGCAATATTTCATTTTTTCTGCTATTGTATATAGATTCACCGCAATAAAATATTTATTTCCTCTAGAAGTTCCTCTGGAAAGTTAGATCACGACGTAACACAACCCACTACAGATTTTCGTATCATCTTTTCTCACTTGAATTTCATGATTGATTTCGTACTAATTCACACTGGCGCGGTCTTCGGAGCCGCAAGGATGGAAGAGAGGTAGGGCTTTCATTGTTTTAGTTAGGCATGTATTTTCGAATCAAAAGGAACAACAACATACGCAACAAAAAAAAGATCCGATACGCGCAAGGGACACTTGCAACGCTTCGGATCTTGTCAATTTTATAGAGAAACTTACGGAATCGGTTCCCAATGGTATGGGTTCCCTTTCACACCGAGCTGGCCTTTCACAGCTTCTTCGTATACTTCACGAATCCAATGCAATTCAATCAAGCAGTGCTCGTAAGAACTGCGATACACATAGAGCTGAGACAACGGTGCAGTTGTTAACGCATCATTATACAATTGCTTCAAATGATTTAACCGCTGCTCCGTCTGGATTAAATGGGTCTTCAGCTTCTCTTGGAACTTCTCGGGATCAGCATACTCGGAGAACGTTAATACGCCGCAGATCGGCTTCAAGATCGACATCGGCTTCTCCATTTCTTTATCAATGGAACGCTTCAGCAATTCGACCCCGGAGGCTGTAATCCGGTAGATCGTCTTATCCGGTCGGTTACACCCCTTCTGAACCTCACATACTTCGATATGCCCGTCTTTTCGCAATTGATCGATGGCATAATACAGCGAGCCTTCTTGGATCTTCATGTAGAATGACATCGAGCCTTCTGTCATCCGCTGCTTGAGCTCGTAGGGATGACTATCGGACTCC
Proteins encoded:
- the sigF gene encoding RNA polymerase sporulation sigma factor SigF, producing the protein MDVDLKKTSQSYLDDTEVKRLIALSQSGDSIARDTLVNCNIRLVWSVVQRFMNRGYETDDLFQIGCIGLLKSVDKFDLSYDVKFSTYAVPMIIGEIQRFLRDDGTLKVSRSLKELANKVRKMKDELSKTLNRLPTVKEVAEALGIEPEDVVFAQEANKPPTSIHETVFENDGDPITLMDQIADESQEKWFDKLALSDAIEGLSERERLIVYLRYYRDQTQSEVAGRLGISQVQVSRLEKKILQLIKEQIAQ
- the spoIIAB gene encoding anti-sigma F factor, which codes for MSEKLEDVAQNGGNFMTLQFASRSENEAFARVAVAAFVTQLDPTMDELTDLKTVVSEAVTNCIIHGYDNDPSGVVKISAEIVDETISITIEDNGQGIEDLELAKQPLYTSKPELERSGMGFTIMENFMDEFEVISELGSGTRIRMKKRIESKKALYN
- the spoIIAA gene encoding anti-sigma F factor antagonist; this encodes MNLQLELEQRRQVLIVRLRGELDHHTAETVRTRMDEAIQRGRVEHLVLSLEDLTFMDSSGLGVILGRYKAIKNLGGKMVVCHVNPSVHRLFELSGLFKILAIYENERSALTELEVVS
- a CDS encoding D-alanyl-D-alanine carboxypeptidase family protein: MRKRIMMWCCILLISSIAAPWSVYAEPAKKPATEPSAASSELAANAKSAVLMDADTGTVIFEKNSHDRLPPASITKIMTMLLVMEAVDQGKLKLTDKVQTSEYAASMGGSQIFLEQGEEMTVDEMLKGIAMASGNDASVAMAEKIAGTEEAFVQMMNAKAKELGMKDTQFKNCNGLPVVDHYTSAHDIALMSQALLKYNGITKYTGVYQDYLRKDSAKPFWLVNTNKLVRFYTGADGLKTGFTSEAKYCLSGTAKRDSLRMIAVVMGEPNTKTRNQEVTQMFDYAFSQYTNHPIFKSGDTIGSVKIEKGDVETLQIVAKQQYSILLRKGKQSSDNIRHELVVPKELKAPIAAGDPIGKLVVYQGDEVVKEFALEAPEAVSKASYWTLFKRTCAKLFFVD
- a CDS encoding PadR family transcriptional regulator, with translation MSIKLAILGLLMESDSHPYELKQRMTEGSMSFYMKIQEGSLYYAIDQLRKDGHIEVCEVQKGCNRPDKTIYRITASGVELLKRSIDKEMEKPMSILKPICGVLTFSEYADPEKFQEKLKTHLIQTEQRLNHLKQLYNDALTTAPLSQLYVYRSSYEHCLIELHWIREVYEEAVKGQLGVKGNPYHWEPIP